The window GCGGGTCTTGCCGAGAAGGTGTTGGAGGTGAGCCTGCCAGTATTCGGGGCTCGTGCCAAGCCGGTTCATGATGCCCGCCACTTCCTGCGTGATCCGTGCCTTGCCCGTGCGGCAGAGCCGTGCCGTCCAATCCACGAGCTCGAGGTAGCTCGACAGGGAAAACCCAGGCAACATGCCTTCGCGGGCTGCGCCGGCGCAAACGGTGCCGGACGTCTTGCGATCCTGGAGCGGGCAGAGCCAGTGGGATTGTTCGAGGTCGCCTTCGATTCGGGCGGCAGGGACGGATGTTGCTGCGGCGGCGGCCTGGAGTTTTTCGAGGTCGCCGCTCTTGCGGACGTGATCGACCCGCTGCTTGATCGAGGTGTGTGGCGCTTCTTCGGGGGTTTTGGCGATGCCGGCGGCGAACGGGTTCAAGTCGATGTAGGCGCAGGTCGCGAGCAGGGCTTGTTCGTCGAGGATCGCGATCGACTTGTAGCGGGCTTCCCAGAACGTGCCCGTGCAGTCGTCTTCCTTGTTGGCGAGGCGCGCCAGTGGCTCCTTGAGGGCCTTCATGAACCAGCCGAGATCCTGGAGCCGCGCCCGATAGCGGGCCACACGGGCGGTGTCTTGAACCTGCTGGTCGATCCAGGCCTGAACCGTGGCCGGGCTATCTACGTCGAGGCAGGAGGGGCGGTAGACGGCGATCCAGCGGCGGACGACGTCTTCGTCGCTCCAGCCGTCGGCGATGCAGGGGTCGAGGCGGCAGAGAACGTGAAGGTGGTTGTCGAGGATCGCGAAGCCGCAGACCGAGATGGCGAAGTGCTTGGCGAGGACTTCGAGCCGGGCTTCAATCCAGGCCTTGCGGTGCGTCACGCCCTCGCCGCAGAGGAAGGCCCGCCTGACGCAGCGGGAAATGCAGTGGTAGTAGCGGGTGACCGCGACGTCCAGGGCGATTGCGCCATAATGGGTAATCTGGCATGATTGGGCAATCGCGTCCGTGATGTCGCCGAAATTGCGTCGGTGATCGGTCGGGCAGCGATCATCACGGAGGATCGATCATGCCTGTCTCCAAGTCACTGAGCGCCAAGAT is drawn from Planctomycetota bacterium and contains these coding sequences:
- a CDS encoding transposase, producing the protein MTHRKAWIEARLEVLAKHFAISVCGFAILDNHLHVLCRLDPCIADGWSDEDVVRRWIAVYRPSCLDVDSPATVQAWIDQQVQDTARVARYRARLQDLGWFMKALKEPLARLANKEDDCTGTFWEARYKSIAILDEQALLATCAYIDLNPFAAGIAKTPEEAPHTSIKQRVDHVRKSGDLEKLQAAAAATSVPAARIEGDLEQSHWLCPLQDRKTSGTVCAGAAREGMLPGFSLSSYLELVDWTARLCRTGKARITQEVAGIMNRLGTSPEYWQAHLQHLLGKTRWLGSYCATSTERLKAIATNRGVHHVDNALGGLTAG